The nucleotide window GGTCATGATCTCTCCAAAAAATTTCGTTTGCTTCTATAGCTGTAAGAGTGTCCAGTAAGGGCTTATAATGTATAGCTGAAACTTTTCCAAGAGGTGTCAGCCGATACATTCCTTCCTGCCTGATAATCAAGTTTGCGCTTTCCATTTCTTTAAGGCGAGGCAGGATTTCAGGTGACTTTACATCAAAATAGTCTTTAATTTCAGAAAGAGTTCTTGGATTCTCCTGAAGTAAAAATAGAATGTCCTTTCTTTTTTCTGAAAAGGTGAGAATGCTTAAGAGTCCGCTAGCTTTCATTTATATCAACCCACTATTTTATTACATTTCGAGAGCTAATCGGGGCTTAACATCCAAAATAGGATCTTTGCTTCTGATTAACAATGTGTAAAATTTAAGCCTATACCCCTCTCATTTTTTAAACAGATTGAATATTAGCAATTCTATTAGATGTTATAGCATTACTAGAATGCTATACGAATTCAATATATATTATCTTTTTCAAAAGTGTAATTGTTATTATTAATTTTTTCTCCAATTTTAGCTTTTACGTATCAGTCTTCCTAAAACATAATATGACTTTTTGAATAACATTTACCAAAATTAAAAGAAATTATATATGTTAATCATATCAGGTTATTTTACTAATATAAGCTCAGTTATGATACTTTATGAAAATAAAGAGAAAATAATAATTAAAAAATTGATAATTATTGCTAAAAAAAGTGATAATTAATTTAAAAAATAAGTAATAGTTTAAATGAAAAATGTATCCTACATTCAAGGAATAAATTTTGTGTGTATGCTAACTTTTATATATTCCAATTTAGTAGCAGCGCCAGTTAATTTCGATTGAAAAACCGTTAAATTTACCGTGTACTTCTATAGACCTGATAGTTCTGCATAATAATCTAAGAATTATAAATATAGTTACTATCTATCGATGAAATAACAACGCTCTGCAAATAAGAATAGCGTTCTGTAAATAAAATAGCAATTTTCGGTCAAATTTGAAATCATAATTACTCTTCAATAATCAAAAACCAGAAATATTTTTAAAAATACACCTCAGTTAAGTAAGAAGAAGCTCGAAAGCAATTCGGTCCTTCTGCTGCATCCCCCAATACAGCTGCTTCAGAAGTATGCCCCATCTAACATTATCCTGAAACAAGAACCGTCAGCTTCCGAGCAATTCTGTCACAATCCGTTACTTCGCTATTCAACCATACCCTTTCTCTTCCAGCTCCACAATATAATAATGAAATAAATTATTTTAAATTAATTATCTGAAAAATTAGGTGCTCCTTTATTAATTAGTTGATATTTTTGTCGACTTATAATTTAATAATTCTATGAGTGACCATTTTTTCTTAGTAATTCCAGACTCTTGTGCAGGCGTCTTTTTCTCAAAGACTCCATCTTCCTTTTCTTTTGTTAATCCCATATGATTCCTGCAAAAATTAAAATGAGTAATATAAAGCTTCATTTGGTTGAACAAGTATTTGGTTTTCTTGGAAAAGCCTATTGTTTTCCTTGAGATTCTATTGTTGTCTTGTCTGAAAGTTAGGTTTTGTCTTTCCAGTAAACTCGTTGATATTCTTTTTTGATCAATACTTTCACCGAAAACAACTTTCTTTTCAACTTTATGGAGCTTCTTCCCTTTCCTATTTTTGATAACTTGAGCATATTTCAGGTTTTTACTGGCTACTAATCTTGGTTTCTTTGGTCTTCCTCTCTTTCCTGTTCTAGGAAACTCCATCCATTCTCCGTATTTTTTCAAAAGAGCTTCAGAATAGAACTTTAATCCATCTGTAACGAAAATGGGTTTTGAATCTGAAAGACGTTTATCTGTACCCTCTATCAGTTCGTCTGCTACATACTGTTTTCTTGGTCCAATTTTAAAATCAATTATTAGCCTTGATTCAGGTGCAAAGCTTACCCACATCCATGCTCCATCATCTTCAACTTTGCTTCTTGGAGCAACTTTTTTTTATTATTACCCACAGCTCGTCCATCTCAACTCTAGAAACATTGATATCTTTCATCAAATCTTCATTTACATTATCACATTGTTTTGCTGCACGAGATAACCAATTACTGACTGTAACTGGTTGAATTTCCAGCACATCTGCAATACCTTCATTTGACATTCCTCTAATAGCCATTTTCAAAGCTAACTTAATGATGAATTCATCCTTACGAAGATTGTCAAAGAAAGTGTCTGTTCGATCGTTGAATACTCTGCCGCATTCGCGGCAGATGTATTTATGAACACTCCTGTTCTTGATTTGATATGTGCCGTTACCTACGATATTATTCTTTCCAGAAATACCATGAAATTTACAATCTTTGTTTGGACAGGAAACGCCAGTGAATTTTGGTTTTGGTCCTCTTTTACCCATTAAATATTATTATATTATATCTAATATATAAATATCAACTATATAATAATGGAGCACCAAAAATTACCTGTTAATGAAAAATAGTCCCATGGGAAATATTTTAAAGCTAAAAAAGAACTTTATCGAGAAATGTAAAAGCATAAATAGTCTTAACAAGAAATTACTAAAAAGTGGAGTAAAGGGAAAAAGAATATTTCTGGAAAATTAACATAAAATAGTCCTGGTCTGGCACAATAATTAAGTACAAGAATTAATCTATAAGTAAAAGCTTTAACATGCAGTCCTGTAGGGTAGTGGTCAATCCTTCGGGCCTTTGGAGCCCGGGACAGCGGTTCGAATCCGCTCAGGACTATAATCTAATTTTAATACTGAACCTATCCCAAAACCAATATAATGCCAGAATAGGAGTTATAATATTGGCGATAATAGTAGATTAGATAACGTTTTGGGGGTAAGCTCATTATTATTATGAGATCATCCCAAAACTAATTTCATTCCCAAACCTATTATACTATTTTCATATTAAAAATTAGAATGATTATTCAAAATTCAAGATTTTGGGATAGGCTCGTTATATAAAAATATCAAAATCTTTCCTGGGGGTGAAAGAATTACTTCTCAAATATCTGAAGATGCAGGATCTGATGAACTCGAGTCAATAGCTGTTGCAGTGCATTCTCTTGTTGGGCTTCCAACTACCATCCGTAGCCTCAATAGAAACGGACTTCGCCTGGAGAAAGGTAAAATCCTTGATAGGGATTATACAGGCCCTGTACTCGAAGAAGTGCTTAGAACCGGCAAAACCATACGTGGAGTTCCCAAAGAAGGTACGTATCTGGGCAGGAATGTAGTTGTTTCTCCCATTTTCTCAGAGGACGGAAAGGTTATTGCGGCAATAGGGATTGTGGATTTACTTTCTGTCCTTGAGATGCAGGAAATAATCAGGACAGTTGTGAATAATAGTCATGCTGTAGTATTTCTCTGGAAAAACGAAGAAAAATGGCCTTCGGAGTTTGTCTCTGAAAATGTTGTCCGGTTTGGATATACAATTGAGGACTTTATCTCAGGCAAGGTCCTGTACGGAGATATTATCCATCCCGATGACCTGAAGAGAGTTAAGGATTCACTTGAAGACCATATCCGGAGAGGTGATGTTGACTTCAATATAGAGTACAGGATTTTTACAAAGGTTGGCGACCTCCACTGGGTAAATGAGAGGACGTTTATCCAGCGGAATGCTGACGGAAAAGTAACTCACCTTCAAGGGCTTGTGCTGGATATAACTGAGAGGAAAAAGAGCGAAGAAGCTCTCAGAAAGTCCTTAGAGACCCAAAAAATGTTGAGAACCATAATAAACAACAGCCAGGCAGTAGCTTTTCTATGGGAAAACAAAGAAAACCTGCCAACGGTATACGTTTCCGACAACGTAACTCAATTTGGGTATAAGGTAGATGACTTTACCTCAGGGAAAATACCTTATAAAAGCATCATTCACAGGGATGATATAGACTCAGTTATTGAAATTCTCAATCGCAACATTACAGAGGGACAGGACTCTTTCGACGTTGAATACAGAATCTTTACAGGGGACGGAAAAATGCTCTGGGTAGATGA belongs to Methanosarcina barkeri 3 and includes:
- a CDS encoding PAS domain-containing protein: MHSLVGLPTTIRSLNRNGLRLEKGKILDRDYTGPVLEEVLRTGKTIRGVPKEGTYLGRNVVVSPIFSEDGKVIAAIGIVDLLSVLEMQEIIRTVVNNSHAVVFLWKNEEKWPSEFVSENVVRFGYTIEDFISGKVLYGDIIHPDDLKRVKDSLEDHIRRGDVDFNIEYRIFTKVGDLHWVNERTFIQRNADGKVTHLQGLVLDITERKKSEEALRKSLETQKMLRTIINNSQAVAFLWENKENLPTVYVSDNVTQFGYKVDDFTSGKIPYKSIIHRDDIDSVIEILNRNITEGQDSFDVEYRIFTGDGKMLWVDEKAFIQRDKDGKATHLQGLVVDITERKEAQRMLEIQRKLGTELSSTWNFQTMLNLVLDSCLQIHGLDAGFIYLKDELLDQINLVADRGISPEFREKISRYKADSLEARQILIGKPIYSLEFYSDTMVDAVKREGIKSIAIIPLKYRGEIVGSLNFASRTLDKIPWSIRTFLESTALQVVNYVAPVCVQAEL
- a CDS encoding IS1 family transposase (programmed frameshift), with protein sequence MGKRGPKPKFTGVSCPNKDCKFHGISGKNNIVGNGTYQIKNRSVHKYICRECGRVFNDRTDTFFDNLRKDEFIIKLALKMAIRGMSNEGIADVLEIQPVTVSNWLSRAAKQCDNVNEDLMKDINVSRVEMDELWVIIKKKVAPRSKVEDDGAWMWVSFAPESRLIIDFKIGPRKQYVADELIEGTDKRLSDSKPIFVTDGLKFYSEALLKKYGEWMEFPRTGKRGRPKKPRLVASKNLKYAQVIKNRKGKKLHKVEKKVVFGESIDQKRISTSLLERQNLTFRQDNNRISRKTIGFSKKTKYLFNQMKLYITHFNFCRNHMGLTKEKEDGVFEKKTPAQESGITKKKWSLIELLNYKSTKISTN